One part of the Musa acuminata AAA Group cultivar baxijiao chromosome BXJ1-5, Cavendish_Baxijiao_AAA, whole genome shotgun sequence genome encodes these proteins:
- the LOC103985180 gene encoding phosphatidylinositol 4-phosphate 5-kinase 6-like, whose amino-acid sequence MSVAHADDPDVAAASPKSCGDLPSATATPADVLSVDGAEAVYHAERLLANGDFYTGQWCGNVPHGNGKYLWTDGCMYEGEWRHGKTMGKGKFSWPSGATYEGEFKSGFMDGYGTYTSSLGDTYRGAWSMNLKHGHGVKSYANGDYYDGEWRSDVQDGHGRYVWKNGNEYVGQWRAGIIDGRGTLVWANGNRYDGGWEDGLPKGNGNFRWADGGLYVGYWGKENGSLQQKGAYYPSPTASSPTARDPSGVLLADLGDCKVCQGDNVSILPSQKTLNWSGVEADFVQKQAAWRSSKSADAQPRRRASAEVVSAGFTPRGHNGHASTISGIGSKSGFWDPDELINSDAESGGAFETGGATKGVDDFLGELQLNDVESRGIGRIQQPLRWPPRVIKKQGETISKRHKNYDLMLNLQLGIRHAVGKLPEPKTLDLKASAFDPKEKIWTRFPPEGTKQTPPHQSCDFKWKDYCPLVFRTLRKLFKVDPADYMISICGNDALRELSSPGKSGSFFYLTNDDRYMIKTMKKSEVKVLLRMLPAYYNHVRAFENTLVTKFFGLHCVKLTGATQRKVRFVIMGNLFCSEYPIHRRFDLKGSSHGRTTDKPEAEIDENTTLKDLDLNFIFRLQKSWFQEFHRQVDRDCEFLEQERIMDYSLLVGVHFREASASQETDVPCDVNNTNEPTPHLSRADMDQFLCDPTRWASIKLGANMPARVELIVRRTDGESLLIMEPTGEFTDVILYFGIIDILQDYDISKKLEHAYKSIQYDPTSISAVDPKQYSKRFRDFIYKVFTEET is encoded by the exons ATGTCGGTCGCCCACGCCGACGACCCAGACGTCGCCGCCGCATCCCCCAAGTCCTGCGGCGACCTCCCCTCTGCCACCGCCACCCCGGCGGACGTTCTCTCCGTGGATGGCGCGGAGGCGGTCTACCACGCCGAGCGTCTCCTTGCCAACGGCGACTTCTACACCGGGCAGTGGTGCGGCAATGTTCCCCACGGAAACGGAAAGTACCTATGGACCGACGGCTGTATGTACGAAGGCGAGTGGCGCCACGGCAAGACCATGGGGAAGGGCAAGTTTTCGTGGCCGTCCGGTGCCACCTACGAAGGAGAGTTCAAGTCCGGTTTCATGGACGGCTACGGCACGTACACCAGCTCTCTCGGCGACACCTACCGCGGCGCCTGGTCCATGAACCTCAAGCACGGCCACGGGGTGAAGTCCTACGCCAATGGCGATTACTACGACGGGGAGTGGCGTTCCGATGTCCAAGATGGCCACGGAAGGTACGTCTGGAAGAACGGGAACGAGTATGTCGGGCAGTGGCGGGCGGGCATCATTGACGGCCGCGGCACCCTTGTCTGGGCAAACGGAAATCGATACGACGGTGGGTGGGAAGATGGTTTGCCAAAGGGGAATGGGAACTTCCGTTGGGCCGACGGAGGACTTTACGTTGGCTATTGGGGCAAGGAGAACGGGAGCCTCCAGCAGAAGGGTGCATACTATCCATCGCCGACTGCCTCATCTCCCACTGCCCGGGATCCCTCTGGGGTCTTGTTGGCAGACCTTGGAGATTGCAAGGTGTGCCAGGGTGATAATGTGTCCATTCTTCCTTCGCAGAAGACGCTAAACTGGTCGGGTGTCGAGGCTGACTTCGTCCAGAAGCAAGCAGCCTGGAGATCTTCCAAATCAGCAGATGCCCAGCCTAGGAGGCGAGCATCAGCAGAGGTGGTCTCAGCAGGGTTTACGCCAAGAGGGCATAATGGTCATGCCAGTACAATCAGCGGCATTGGGAGCAAAAGTGGGTTCTGGGATCCAGATGAGCTTATCAATTCTGATGCAGAGAGTGGAGGTGCATTTGAGACAGGGGGAGCAACCAAGGGTGTTGATgactttctcggtgagcttcaaTTAAATGACGTAGAGTCAAGGGGGATTGGGAGGATCCAGCAACCATTAAGGTGGCCGCCTAGGGTGATAAAGAAGCAGGGGGAGACTATCTCAAAGCGGCATAAGAATTATGACCTTATGCTAAATCTCCAGCTTGGAATCAG GCATGCAGTAGGAAAGCTACCTGAGCCTAAAACACTTGACCTGAAAGCATCAGCCTTTGACCCCAAAGAAAAGATATGGACAAGGTTTCCTCCTGAGGGAACAAAACAAACACCCCCACACCAGTCTTGTGATTTCAAGTGGAAGGATTACTGTCCATTAGTTTTCAG GACTCTCCGCAAGCTATTCAAGGTTGACCCAGCTGACTATATGATATCAATCTGTGGAAATGATGCTCTTCGGGAACTTTCATCTCCTGGAAAAAGTGGAAGCTTCTTTTACCTAACAAATGATGATCGATACATGATAAAAACAATGAAGAAATCTGAAGTAAAA GTGCTACTGAGGATGCTTCCAGCCTATTATAACCATGTCCGAGCTTTTGAGAATACTCTAGTTACTAAGTTTTTTGGTTTGCACTGTGTGAAATTAACTGGGGCTACTCAGAGAAAG GTTCGTTTTGTCATAATGGGCAATCTCTTCTGTTCTGAGTATCCAATTCATAGGCGTTTTGACCTCAAAGGGTCTTCCCATGGTCGTACGACAGATAAGCCTGAGGCAGAGATTGATGAAAACACTACTCTGAAGGACCTTGATCTCAATTTTATATTCCGGTTACAGAAGTCTTGGTTTCAGGAGTTCCACAG GCAAGTTGACCGAGACTGTGAGTTTCTGGAGCAGGAGAGGATAATGGATTACAGTCTTTTGGTGGGAGTCCATTTTAGAGAAGCATCAGCCTCCCAAGAGACTGATG TTCCCTGTGATGTTAACAACACAAATGAACCAACTCCCCACCTTTCAAGAGCAGATATGGATCAGTTTCTTTGTGATCCGACACG GTGGGCTTCAATAAAACTTGGTGCAAATATGCCAGCTAGGGTTGAACTAATAGTCCGAAGGACCGATGGTGAATCCTTGCTAATTATGGAACCAACAGGAGAGTTTACCGATGTGATTTTGTATTTTGGCATCATAGATATTCTCCAAGATTATGACATCAGCAAAAAGCTTGAACATGCTTACAAGTCCATCCAGTACGACCCAACCTCGATATCAGCTGTTGATCCAAAGCAATATTCAAAACGCTTCCGTGACTTCATATACAAAGTTTTTACAGAAGAAACCTAG